A window from Oscillatoria sp. FACHB-1406 encodes these proteins:
- the queG gene encoding tRNA epoxyqueuosine(34) reductase QueG: MKSLKLDSDRIKEEARRLDFHLVGITAAEPTPSDRLKSWLALGYHADMAWMDNPKRLDIQACWPQARSLVCVALNYYTPHQRPNSPDIAKISRYAWGRDYHKVLHKKLKALARWIESQEEGIETRYYADTGPVQDKVWAERAGLGWIAKNGNLITREYGSWVFLGEVLTNLELSPDLPHSQHCGTCTRCLEACPTQAITQPFVVDANRCIAYHTIENRADTLPDAIASHLENWVAGCDICQDVCPWNQRFARETDVPEFQPYPENLAPAIAELAEISDEEWDRRFTASALRRIKPKMLRRNAYANLKAQQSAPTS, from the coding sequence GTGAAGAGTTTGAAATTAGATAGCGATCGCATTAAAGAAGAAGCCCGACGCTTAGACTTTCATTTAGTCGGAATTACCGCCGCAGAACCGACACCCAGCGATCGCTTAAAAAGTTGGTTGGCCCTCGGTTATCATGCAGATATGGCTTGGATGGACAACCCCAAACGCTTGGATATTCAGGCTTGTTGGCCCCAGGCGCGTTCTTTGGTTTGCGTCGCACTCAACTATTACACTCCTCACCAACGCCCCAACAGCCCCGACATTGCTAAAATTTCCCGTTATGCCTGGGGGCGCGATTATCATAAAGTCTTGCACAAAAAGTTAAAAGCCTTAGCTCGGTGGATCGAAAGTCAAGAGGAAGGGATCGAAACGCGCTACTATGCCGATACCGGGCCGGTACAGGATAAAGTTTGGGCAGAACGGGCGGGTTTGGGATGGATTGCTAAAAATGGCAACCTCATTACGCGAGAGTACGGCAGTTGGGTTTTTTTAGGGGAAGTCTTAACCAATTTAGAATTAAGTCCGGATCTGCCTCATAGTCAACATTGCGGGACTTGCACGCGCTGTCTGGAAGCTTGTCCGACACAGGCGATTACTCAGCCTTTTGTTGTCGATGCCAACCGCTGTATTGCTTACCACACCATCGAAAATCGTGCCGATACCCTTCCGGACGCGATCGCTTCCCACCTGGAAAATTGGGTTGCAGGATGCGACATTTGTCAAGACGTTTGTCCTTGGAATCAACGTTTTGCTCGCGAGACAGATGTTCCAGAGTTTCAACCTTACCCGGAAAATCTCGCGCCCGCGATCGCCGAACTCGCTGAAATTTCCGATGAAGAATGGGATCGGCGCTTCACCGCTTCCGCTTTGCGACGGATCAAACCGAAGATGCTGAGACGAAACGCTTATGCTAATCTTAAAGCACAACAGAGCGCTCCCACTTCTTAG
- a CDS encoding peptidoglycan-binding protein, with translation MIGLVYFPLALTLALTEISQPARVSLPQDLGTPAQIVQNADSYLVQGSQGEAVAALQQKLQVLGYYRGVINGNFDAATKEAVIGFQRAQGVAPDGIVGPRTLGLIIQARPPAPAPNPTALLAMGSQGTRVRSLQQRLRSLGYYRGAIDGSFEAGTKDAVIRFQRDRGLPPDGIVGEQTFAALGNAAAGTRANAPAQTSANPTALAPERVRELQQRLQQLGFYRGPLDGLWGPATQTALEKAQQTYGVSRADISQ, from the coding sequence ATGATCGGGTTGGTTTATTTTCCCCTAGCGCTTACCCTCGCCCTGACCGAAATATCGCAGCCCGCAAGGGTTAGCTTGCCCCAAGACCTTGGCACGCCCGCTCAAATTGTTCAAAACGCTGACTCCTACCTCGTTCAAGGCAGTCAAGGAGAAGCAGTAGCAGCGCTTCAGCAAAAATTGCAAGTCCTCGGTTACTATCGCGGTGTTATTAACGGCAACTTCGATGCCGCCACGAAAGAAGCAGTCATCGGCTTTCAGCGCGCGCAAGGCGTAGCCCCCGATGGTATTGTCGGCCCGCGAACGCTCGGCTTAATTATTCAAGCCCGTCCTCCCGCACCTGCTCCTAACCCGACTGCGCTCCTAGCAATGGGAAGCCAGGGAACTCGGGTGCGATCGCTCCAACAACGCTTGCGCTCCCTGGGTTACTATCGTGGCGCGATCGATGGTAGTTTCGAGGCAGGCACCAAAGACGCTGTTATTCGCTTCCAGCGCGATCGCGGCTTGCCCCCCGATGGTATCGTTGGGGAACAAACCTTTGCAGCCCTTGGCAATGCCGCTGCCGGAACCAGAGCCAACGCCCCGGCACAAACCTCTGCTAATCCTACCGCTCTGGCTCCAGAACGAGTTAGAGAATTGCAACAGCGATTGCAGCAATTAGGGTTTTATCGAGGCCCCTTGGATGGCTTATGGGGACCTGCTACGCAAACCGCATTAGAAAAAGCCCAACAAACCTACGGCGTGAGTAGAGCCGATATCTCTCAATAG
- the thiO gene encoding glycine oxidase ThiO — MIVIGGGIIGLSVAIELRLRGVSVTVLSHDAREAAGFVAAGMIAPQAERIPPSPMLELCLRSRAMYADWIRKLEAIAGLDAGYWPCGILAPVYAPVEGIAVENSINQWCDRETIRQLQPGLGDDVIGGWWYPQDAQVDNRRALMQCLQVAARELGVEVIEGVTVEEIERDAKRVRVLKTSHGEMTSDRYILAAGARSGQFFSLPVYPIKGQMLSLRVPPSARDLPLQRVLFGEEIYIVPRRDGLIVLGATVEDVGFTPGTTPEGKATLLENAIRLFPILRDFPVEESWWGYRPATPDENPILGDSPYSNLTLATGHYRNGILLAPVTATLIADAVLEERYDPLFEHFCWDRFLNQ, encoded by the coding sequence ATGATTGTCATTGGCGGCGGTATTATTGGCTTGTCCGTTGCAATCGAATTGCGATTGCGCGGAGTCTCTGTCACTGTACTCAGCCACGATGCGAGAGAGGCTGCGGGTTTTGTAGCGGCGGGAATGATTGCCCCCCAAGCCGAACGCATCCCGCCTAGTCCGATGCTAGAGTTGTGTCTTCGCAGTCGCGCGATGTACGCGGACTGGATCCGGAAATTAGAAGCAATAGCGGGGTTGGATGCGGGATACTGGCCCTGCGGCATCTTAGCGCCCGTTTACGCCCCAGTGGAGGGAATCGCAGTCGAGAATTCTATTAACCAATGGTGCGATCGCGAAACGATTCGGCAACTGCAACCCGGTTTGGGCGATGATGTTATTGGAGGATGGTGGTATCCGCAGGATGCCCAAGTCGATAACCGCCGTGCTTTGATGCAGTGCTTGCAGGTTGCAGCGCGAGAACTCGGCGTTGAGGTTATCGAGGGCGTGACGGTGGAAGAAATCGAGCGCGACGCAAAGCGAGTCAGAGTTTTAAAAACTAGCCACGGCGAGATGACGAGCGATCGCTATATTCTTGCAGCCGGAGCGCGATCGGGTCAATTTTTCTCGCTACCGGTTTATCCGATTAAAGGACAAATGCTCTCCCTGCGCGTTCCTCCTAGCGCTCGAGACTTACCCCTGCAACGAGTTTTATTCGGCGAAGAAATTTATATTGTTCCCCGACGCGACGGTTTGATTGTTTTGGGTGCAACAGTAGAAGATGTTGGCTTTACCCCAGGGACAACCCCCGAAGGAAAAGCGACGTTACTCGAGAATGCAATCCGTTTGTTTCCGATTCTTCGGGATTTTCCGGTCGAAGAGTCTTGGTGGGGCTACCGTCCTGCTACACCCGACGAAAACCCAATTTTAGGAGACAGTCCTTACTCGAATTTAACCCTAGCTACGGGTCACTATCGCAATGGAATTTTACTCGCTCCCGTCACAGCGACTTTAATCGCCGATGCCGTTTTAGAGGAAAGATACGATCCCCTATTCGAGCATTTTTGTTGGGATCGGTTTTTGAATCAGTAG
- a CDS encoding ribonuclease III domain-containing protein yields the protein MTERTVWGILEQQQIESVKDSALRETSGSEIDRLSPTALAYVGDAVYELYMRTRYLLPPKRISVYHQKVVAQVRAESQARQLRSLEAHLSEEEQMMVRRGRNAATRCPNRLPREIYQQATSLETLIGYLYLKDPQRLHQLWEYLDLDSPEI from the coding sequence ATGACAGAGCGTACAGTGTGGGGCATCTTGGAGCAACAGCAGATTGAGAGCGTTAAAGATTCGGCTTTGAGGGAGACTTCTGGTTCTGAGATCGACCGACTGTCACCAACAGCCCTCGCTTATGTGGGCGATGCGGTGTACGAGCTTTATATGCGAACGCGCTATTTGTTGCCGCCCAAACGGATTTCTGTTTATCATCAAAAGGTTGTGGCGCAAGTCCGCGCAGAAAGTCAGGCTCGTCAGTTGCGATCGCTCGAAGCGCATTTGAGCGAGGAAGAACAAATGATGGTACGTCGCGGTCGGAATGCGGCAACCCGCTGTCCTAACCGCCTCCCTCGCGAGATTTATCAGCAAGCAACCAGTTTGGAGACGCTCATCGGATACCTTTACCTGAAAGATCCTCAACGCTTGCACCAGTTGTGGGAATATTTGGATTTGGATTCCCCTGAGATTTAG
- a CDS encoding DUF1816 domain-containing protein gives MKEMLIKILEFFGLAWWVEIVTDSPRCTYYFGPFLEKSEADTASLGYIDDLKQEGASGISLRVSRMKPDELTIADDLGETFDRDRVPAFGGQLPRPSV, from the coding sequence ATGAAGGAAATGCTGATTAAGATTTTGGAATTTTTCGGATTGGCCTGGTGGGTAGAGATTGTTACGGATAGCCCCCGTTGCACCTACTACTTCGGCCCATTTTTAGAAAAGAGCGAGGCAGATACTGCAAGCTTGGGTTATATAGACGATTTGAAACAGGAAGGCGCAAGCGGGATATCCCTGAGAGTCAGTCGCATGAAGCCAGACGAACTGACGATTGCCGATGACTTGGGGGAGACTTTTGACCGCGATCGCGTCCCGGCGTTCGGCGGTCAACTGCCCCGTCCGTCGGTTTAA
- the carA gene encoding glutamine-hydrolyzing carbamoyl-phosphate synthase small subunit, producing MLVSDATPALLVLADGSTYRGWSVGAMETAIGEVVFNTGMTGYQEVMTDPSYCGQIVIFTYPELGNTGVNLEDEESNVPQVKAIIARNICHRPSNWRSTQSLPDYLKQHRIPGIYGLDTRALTRKIRSVGAMNGGISTQILDPEELLRQVKAAPSMAGLNLVKEVTTRETYEWVEPTEKEWEFRAEGNATAEDPLTVVALDFGVKRNILKRLASYGCRVIVMPADSPPEAILQHNPDGIFLSNGPGDPAAVSEGIATVKALLEAQKPMFGICMGHQILGLSLGAETFKLKFGHRGLNQPAGLKQQVEITSQNHGFAVSEDSLAPEVEITHLNLNDRTVAGLRHQTLPLFSVQYHPEASPGPHDADYLFEEFVKLMRTSKS from the coding sequence ATGCTAGTATCTGATGCTACGCCTGCCCTGTTAGTCTTAGCCGACGGCAGCACCTACCGAGGTTGGTCGGTCGGTGCAATGGAAACCGCTATTGGTGAAGTCGTTTTCAATACGGGAATGACGGGATATCAAGAAGTGATGACAGATCCGAGTTATTGCGGTCAGATTGTTATTTTCACTTATCCCGAATTAGGTAATACCGGCGTTAACCTGGAAGACGAAGAATCAAACGTCCCCCAAGTCAAAGCAATTATCGCCCGCAATATCTGCCATCGTCCGAGCAACTGGCGCTCTACCCAATCGTTGCCCGATTACCTCAAACAGCATCGCATTCCAGGAATTTATGGCTTGGATACTCGCGCCTTAACCCGAAAAATTCGCTCCGTTGGAGCAATGAACGGGGGCATTTCTACCCAAATTCTCGATCCCGAAGAACTCTTGCGCCAAGTCAAAGCAGCGCCGAGTATGGCAGGCTTGAATTTGGTTAAAGAAGTCACAACGCGAGAAACCTACGAATGGGTCGAACCTACCGAAAAAGAGTGGGAATTCCGGGCAGAGGGCAATGCCACCGCAGAAGACCCTCTGACGGTTGTTGCGCTCGATTTTGGCGTAAAGCGCAATATTCTCAAGCGCTTGGCGAGTTACGGCTGTCGGGTTATTGTGATGCCCGCAGACAGTCCCCCCGAAGCGATTCTGCAACATAATCCCGATGGTATTTTCCTCTCCAATGGTCCGGGAGATCCGGCGGCAGTGAGCGAAGGGATTGCGACGGTAAAAGCCTTATTGGAAGCTCAAAAGCCGATGTTTGGGATTTGTATGGGACATCAAATTTTAGGTCTGTCTTTGGGCGCAGAAACCTTCAAACTCAAATTCGGACACCGGGGCTTGAATCAACCGGCAGGTTTGAAGCAGCAGGTCGAAATTACCAGTCAAAATCACGGTTTTGCCGTCAGCGAAGATTCCTTAGCGCCGGAGGTAGAAATTACTCACCTCAATCTCAACGACCGCACTGTGGCGGGGCTTCGACATCAAACGTTGCCTCTATTTTCCGTGCAGTACCATCCAGAAGCCAGTCCGGGTCCCCATGATGCGGATTACTTATTTGAGGAATTTGTCAAGCTGATGCGGACTTCAAAGTCTTAA
- a CDS encoding HAD-IA family hydrolase: MTVQLIVFDFDGTIADTHSAFVNIVNRLSRQFGYQPIGEAEVARMRHLSSREIVNEARVPLWKLPFLLRKVTTELGTEIANVLPIQGIDLALIDLKKYGYRLGILTSNSKKNVLFFLEKNNLTDLFDFIDSGTGIFQKDKAIKAVLKRHNLKAHQFVYVGDETRDIEAAKKINVPVVAVSWGFNSPEVLAKYQPSFLVSTPQELVAALATLRSQ, encoded by the coding sequence ATGACTGTACAGTTAATTGTTTTCGATTTTGACGGTACAATTGCTGATACTCATAGTGCTTTTGTGAACATTGTCAATCGTTTATCGAGGCAATTTGGCTATCAACCGATTGGTGAAGCTGAAGTCGCTAGAATGCGACATTTAAGCTCCAGAGAGATTGTGAATGAAGCGCGAGTACCGCTCTGGAAACTTCCGTTTTTACTTCGGAAGGTGACAACGGAATTAGGTACTGAGATCGCGAATGTCCTTCCGATTCAAGGCATTGATTTGGCCTTAATCGACCTCAAAAAATATGGGTATCGATTGGGGATTTTAACTTCAAATTCAAAAAAAAATGTTCTATTTTTTCTTGAAAAGAATAATCTAACCGATTTGTTTGATTTTATTGATTCTGGGACTGGGATTTTTCAAAAAGATAAAGCCATAAAGGCCGTCTTAAAGCGGCATAACTTAAAAGCTCACCAATTTGTCTATGTTGGCGACGAAACCAGGGATATAGAGGCAGCAAAAAAAATAAATGTCCCAGTTGTTGCGGTCAGTTGGGGATTTAATTCCCCAGAGGTATTAGCTAAATATCAGCCCAGTTTTTTAGTTAGCACTCCCCAAGAGTTGGTCGCCGCGCTCGCAACACTCCGCTCGCAGTGA
- a CDS encoding STAS domain-containing protein → MTLTVSLRGTREVRENCQIFRLTGLLDAFSEPTFRRTIDNYIDEGPHNVILVLAQIDFVDSSGLGALVQLVKKAQSKGGTLQIVTNPRVTQTVKLVRLEKFLSLQPSVDEALKNIESS, encoded by the coding sequence ATTACCCTAACCGTCAGCTTGAGAGGAACTCGCGAGGTCAGGGAAAACTGTCAAATTTTTCGCCTGACGGGTTTGCTAGATGCCTTTTCCGAACCGACGTTTCGTCGCACGATCGACAATTACATTGATGAGGGACCTCACAATGTGATTTTGGTGCTAGCCCAAATTGATTTTGTCGATAGCTCTGGATTGGGCGCTCTCGTGCAGCTTGTTAAGAAAGCGCAAAGTAAAGGAGGAACGCTGCAAATTGTTACCAATCCTCGCGTAACCCAGACTGTAAAGCTCGTTCGCCTCGAGAAATTTCTGTCCTTACAACCCTCGGTTGATGAGGCGTTAAAAAACATCGAAAGTTCTTAA
- a CDS encoding peptidoglycan-binding protein, which translates to MDTLAYLHLALTYEEPVRTNETTPVSGRWFLAAKGRTFAKRGQYCLLALGTAVGLIYSAPYAFAIATKGDQNTQVTRVQKRLQELRFFSDEPTGYYGEVTVEAVKKFQRDRGITADGIVGKETEAALFGRGTQSDNPFNSDSFLSSNENPAANKGRSKSSRYLDGRKIRRPIVRPSARVLPEATAPQESFLSETLEPPTGTVKGNTDAKIQRPHPAPAAAATQDATELLKVGARGERVKEFQEKLQDAGYDPGEIDGVYGQQTKKAAIAFQRARGLEVDGIAGAQTLEALNSAHPEPSQRLYPRKIRNS; encoded by the coding sequence ACGCTCGCTTATCTTCATTTAGCTCTGACCTACGAAGAACCCGTCCGGACTAACGAAACAACCCCCGTTTCCGGTCGCTGGTTTCTGGCCGCCAAGGGAAGGACGTTCGCGAAGCGCGGTCAATACTGTCTCTTAGCGCTGGGAACGGCTGTCGGACTGATTTATAGCGCTCCTTATGCCTTTGCGATCGCGACGAAAGGCGACCAAAATACTCAAGTGACTCGCGTCCAAAAGCGGTTACAAGAGTTAAGATTTTTCAGCGATGAACCAACCGGATATTACGGAGAAGTGACCGTAGAGGCGGTGAAGAAATTTCAACGCGATCGCGGTATCACTGCTGATGGTATTGTTGGCAAAGAAACAGAAGCCGCTCTTTTCGGTCGAGGAACTCAGAGCGACAATCCCTTCAATTCAGACAGTTTTTTAAGCAGTAACGAAAACCCAGCCGCTAATAAAGGTCGTAGCAAATCTTCCCGATACTTGGACGGACGCAAAATTCGCCGTCCGATTGTTCGACCGTCGGCCCGAGTGTTACCCGAAGCCACCGCACCCCAAGAAAGCTTTTTAAGCGAAACGCTCGAACCGCCGACAGGAACCGTAAAGGGAAATACGGACGCTAAAATTCAGCGTCCTCATCCTGCTCCGGCAGCAGCAGCAACTCAAGACGCGACCGAACTGCTGAAAGTCGGCGCGCGCGGCGAACGGGTTAAGGAATTTCAAGAAAAGTTGCAGGATGCAGGTTACGATCCCGGCGAAATTGATGGCGTTTACGGCCAGCAAACGAAAAAAGCGGCGATCGCTTTTCAACGCGCGCGCGGTTTAGAAGTGGATGGCATTGCCGGAGCGCAAACCCTGGAAGCGCTAAATTCTGCCCATCCCGAACCCTCCCAGCGCCTCTATCCTCGGAAGATTCGCAATTCTTAA
- the rlmB gene encoding 23S rRNA (guanosine(2251)-2'-O)-methyltransferase RlmB: protein MSERPRQQKPRLHSRRGDKFEGFDRGSRMKRRPANSLKIESPVRSKPKPSDSSPSSPEQEEGDLIFGRHPVLTALESDRQFNRIWILSTLRYNPRFYSLIEQAKAKGCVVDEVDSRRLGQITQGSNHQGVAAQVSPYTYLELGDLIDRAKASSEQPVIVVAEGISDPHNLGAIIRTAEAIGAQGLAIPQRRAVGIASTVMKAAAGALEHFPVARVVNIRAALEELKEAGFWIYGLAASGEKSLPAVDFSGPIALVVGSEGKGLNLLTQSQCDFLVSIPLMGKTPSLNASVAAAIALYEVYRQRHANALYLEICSQQTLKKREDRV, encoded by the coding sequence ATGTCCGAGCGGCCAAGACAGCAAAAACCTCGCCTTCACTCTCGCCGTGGCGATAAGTTTGAAGGGTTCGATCGCGGCAGTCGGATGAAGCGCCGCCCCGCGAATTCCCTGAAAATTGAATCGCCGGTTCGCTCCAAACCCAAACCCAGCGATTCATCTCCCTCGTCTCCGGAACAAGAGGAGGGAGATTTGATTTTCGGTCGTCATCCGGTGCTAACAGCGTTAGAGAGCGATCGCCAATTTAACCGTATTTGGATTCTCTCAACATTACGTTACAATCCCCGATTTTATTCCTTAATCGAGCAAGCAAAGGCTAAAGGTTGCGTCGTCGATGAAGTGGATTCTCGCCGCTTGGGACAAATTACCCAAGGTAGCAATCATCAAGGGGTTGCGGCGCAAGTTTCGCCCTACACCTACTTGGAATTAGGCGATTTGATCGATCGCGCTAAAGCCAGCAGCGAACAGCCCGTTATCGTTGTCGCTGAGGGAATTTCCGATCCCCACAATTTGGGGGCGATTATCCGCACCGCCGAAGCCATTGGCGCGCAAGGACTAGCGATCCCGCAACGGCGCGCCGTGGGGATCGCTTCGACGGTGATGAAAGCGGCGGCGGGGGCATTGGAACATTTTCCTGTAGCGCGGGTGGTTAATATCCGGGCAGCCCTCGAAGAGTTGAAGGAAGCGGGATTTTGGATTTATGGCTTGGCAGCCAGCGGCGAGAAGTCTTTACCCGCTGTGGATTTCAGCGGACCGATCGCTCTGGTAGTCGGTTCGGAAGGTAAGGGCTTGAACCTGCTGACGCAATCCCAGTGCGACTTTCTCGTTTCGATTCCGCTAATGGGAAAAACGCCCAGCTTAAACGCTTCGGTGGCTGCGGCGATCGCACTTTACGAGGTTTACCGCCAGCGTCACGCCAACGCGCTTTATCTAGAAATTTGTTCGCAACAGACTTTAAAAAAACGAGAAGACAGAGTATAA
- a CDS encoding DUF726 domain-containing protein, with protein sequence MERPYLVPIEPALSSPQALIFIDGFCSERLYRQDDRTQWREAIRQVGWQGSIYYLWWDASDSEVSLESFAELGIGGISHWQKHKSYAKRVGKSFLPKLTCDLEEESVSFLGFGLGAYIAYYAMHDWYKACLELQNVILLAATIRRDRTKEWGKSASRLSGKLINVYNYEDLILKRFCQILDWESSPCGIKPISEEHAQIINFNATDLMLTAKHSKENFMLALKEIIAQQLWAF encoded by the coding sequence ATGGAAAGACCTTATTTAGTGCCAATTGAACCCGCCCTTAGTTCGCCACAAGCGTTGATCTTTATAGATGGCTTCTGCTCCGAACGGCTTTATCGTCAAGACGATCGCACTCAGTGGCGGGAAGCAATTCGGCAAGTCGGTTGGCAGGGTTCTATTTATTATCTTTGGTGGGATGCGTCAGACTCCGAAGTATCGCTGGAGTCTTTTGCGGAGTTGGGGATAGGGGGAATTTCGCACTGGCAAAAGCATAAAAGCTATGCCAAGCGTGTTGGTAAAAGCTTCCTCCCCAAACTAACTTGCGATCTCGAAGAAGAATCTGTTTCTTTCTTAGGATTTGGGCTTGGGGCTTACATTGCTTACTACGCAATGCACGATTGGTATAAGGCCTGCCTAGAACTGCAAAATGTTATTCTTCTAGCAGCGACTATACGGCGCGATCGCACCAAGGAGTGGGGAAAGTCTGCCTCTCGGCTCTCGGGTAAGTTAATCAATGTCTACAATTATGAAGACTTGATCCTCAAACGTTTCTGTCAAATCTTAGATTGGGAGAGCAGTCCTTGCGGCATAAAACCGATTAGCGAAGAACACGCGCAGATTATTAACTTTAACGCGACGGATCTCATGCTAACAGCGAAACATTCCAAGGAAAACTTTATGCTGGCGCTCAAGGAGATTATCGCGCAGCAGCTTTGGGCGTTTTAA
- the sigC gene encoding RNA polymerase sigma factor SigC, whose translation MPATSFHIETHDERAQFSESFEATDPNELSDLVGQLEPDLSDLEIANLGYPDKERVLKPIGRTSTDLVRMYLSEIGRVPLLGRDEEVSEAQQIQRYMNLLELRRKAAKKGDEVMGQFVGAIEVHDRLASQLGHRPSWERWAMALGIEVSELKQALSSGKQRWAELAGLSASEIERVQRQGACAKEHMIKANLRLVVSVAKKYQNRGLELLDLIQEGTLGLERAVDKFDPTKGYRFSTYAYWWIRQGITRAIATQSRTIRLPVHVTEKLNKIKKAQRKIAQEKGRTAKTEDIAKELDMTPDQVREILLRVPRSVSLEIKVGKEQDTELGDLLETKGISPEDALMREALVRELRHLLADLTSRERDVIQMRYGLENGTPYSLAEIGRALELSRERVRQIEAKALQKLRQPKRRNRVRDYLESLT comes from the coding sequence ATGCCAGCTACATCTTTTCACATCGAGACCCACGACGAACGCGCTCAGTTCTCTGAAAGTTTTGAAGCAACCGATCCGAACGAATTAAGCGATTTGGTAGGACAACTGGAGCCAGATCTGAGTGACTTGGAGATCGCCAATTTAGGATATCCCGACAAAGAGCGAGTCTTGAAACCGATCGGGCGCACGAGTACCGATTTGGTGCGTATGTACTTGAGCGAGATCGGTCGCGTGCCGCTCCTCGGTCGCGATGAAGAGGTATCCGAGGCCCAGCAAATTCAGCGCTACATGAACTTGCTGGAATTGCGGCGTAAAGCGGCGAAGAAGGGCGACGAGGTTATGGGGCAGTTTGTCGGCGCGATTGAGGTTCACGACCGTCTCGCATCTCAGCTGGGCCACCGTCCTTCTTGGGAACGCTGGGCAATGGCTTTGGGAATAGAGGTCTCTGAACTCAAGCAGGCATTGAGCAGTGGCAAGCAACGTTGGGCAGAACTGGCAGGGTTGAGCGCTAGCGAAATCGAGCGCGTGCAAAGACAAGGCGCTTGCGCTAAAGAGCATATGATCAAAGCGAATCTGCGCTTGGTCGTTTCGGTGGCGAAGAAGTATCAAAATCGGGGTTTGGAACTGCTGGATTTAATCCAAGAAGGAACCCTCGGCTTGGAACGAGCGGTTGATAAATTCGACCCGACGAAGGGATATCGGTTCAGTACCTATGCGTATTGGTGGATTCGCCAGGGGATCACGCGGGCAATTGCTACCCAAAGCCGCACGATTCGCCTTCCAGTTCACGTGACTGAGAAGTTAAATAAGATTAAGAAGGCGCAACGTAAGATTGCTCAGGAAAAGGGACGTACTGCGAAAACGGAAGATATTGCCAAAGAATTGGATATGACTCCGGATCAGGTACGGGAAATTTTACTGAGAGTGCCGCGATCGGTTTCTTTGGAAATTAAAGTCGGTAAGGAGCAAGATACTGAGTTAGGAGATTTGCTGGAAACTAAAGGCATTTCTCCGGAAGATGCACTGATGCGCGAAGCTTTGGTGCGCGAACTCCGACACCTGCTGGCCGATTTGACTTCTCGGGAGCGCGATGTCATCCAAATGCGCTACGGTCTTGAAAATGGAACGCCCTATTCGCTGGCTGAAATCGGGCGCGCCCTGGAACTGTCGCGCGAACGAGTTCGCCAAATTGAAGCAAAGGCGCTGCAAAAACTGCGTCAGCCCAAACGCCGCAACCGCGTTCGCGATTATCTCGAATCGTTGACCTAA
- a CDS encoding alpha/beta hydrolase: MHLNVEIKGQGFPILCLHGHPGSSRTMSVFTDSLSQHFQTIAPDLRGYGNSRCQGEFEMEDHLDDIEQLLDRLQIDRCLILGWSLGGILAIELALRAAQRYTGLILIATAARPWSDHPKINAIDLLYTGIAGIVNWIVPGWQWNIDTFGRRSLFRYLLGQQVPSAYRYIASDAVTAYLQTSKFAQQALDRAMARGYSRISDLALIQNPCLVLAGERDRHINVQSSRETAQHLPNCCWHSYANVAHLFPWEIPQTVLQDIKGWLEAYPEVVARTSANWH, from the coding sequence ATGCACTTAAACGTCGAAATTAAAGGTCAAGGCTTTCCCATCCTTTGCCTGCACGGGCATCCCGGCTCGAGCCGCACGATGTCTGTTTTTACGGATTCCCTAAGCCAACACTTCCAAACGATCGCGCCAGATTTACGAGGCTATGGAAATAGCCGCTGTCAAGGCGAGTTTGAAATGGAAGATCATCTTGACGATATCGAGCAATTACTCGATCGCCTGCAAATCGATCGCTGCTTGATTCTCGGTTGGTCGTTGGGCGGAATTTTAGCGATCGAACTCGCCCTAAGAGCGGCGCAACGCTACACCGGCTTAATTTTGATCGCGACGGCAGCCCGTCCTTGGAGCGACCATCCGAAAATCAATGCTATCGACTTACTTTACACGGGGATCGCTGGGATCGTAAACTGGATCGTACCGGGCTGGCAGTGGAACATTGACACCTTCGGTCGGCGATCCCTTTTCCGCTACTTGCTCGGGCAGCAAGTCCCCAGTGCTTATCGTTATATCGCTTCTGATGCTGTAACAGCTTACCTGCAAACCTCGAAGTTTGCTCAGCAGGCTTTAGATCGCGCGATGGCGCGAGGTTACAGCCGTATTTCCGATCTCGCTCTTATCCAAAACCCTTGTCTTGTTTTGGCCGGAGAACGAGATCGACACATCAACGTGCAATCCTCTCGGGAGACAGCGCAGCATCTCCCTAACTGCTGTTGGCACAGCTACGCGAACGTAGCGCACCTGTTTCCTTGGGAAATCCCCCAAACTGTCCTTCAAGATATTAAAGGATGGCTTGAAGCGTATCCCGAAGTGGTTGCTCGAACCAGTGCGAATTGGCATTAA